The Pseudomonadota bacterium nucleotide sequence TGCATGGTGGGCGAGGGCTTGATGTCCCGGATCTCGACGGATTTCAGCGTGAGCCCCCAGTCGGACACGTTGTCGGATATCGATTCCTTGAGCCTGGCCTTGATCGCGTCGCGCGAGGACAGCGCGCTGTCGAGGTCCATGTCGCCGATGATGGCGCGCAGGGTGGTCTGGGTGATGTTCGAGACCGCCATGCGAAAGTCGGTGATCCCGTACACGGCCTTCACCGGATCGGTGACCTTCACGAAGGCGATGGCATTGGTGATGATGACGGCGTTGTCGCGGGTGATCACATCCTGCTCGGGGATATCGAGGATGAGGTCCTTGGTCGGGACCTTGTAGGCGACCTGATCGATGTAGGGGATGACCAAGCACAAGCCCGGATTCAAGGTCGCATTGAACTTCCCGAGGCGCTCGACCACCCATTCCTCGCCCTGGGGCACGATGCGCACCCCCTTGGCGACGGTCACCAAAATGAAGACGAAGATGACGATGGCTACGATGGTGGGACCCATGACGTTCTCCATTTAATTCACCCCGCTAGTTGATCGGCTCGACTTTGAGCGTCTGACCGATGACATCCACGATGCGGGCGCGCTCGCCGCTCCGGATCGGCACATCGGCGATCACAGTCCACGTATCCGAACCGAGCACCGGTTTCTGAAAGCGGATCGTCCCGCGGCTCATCTCAGTGACGTCCTTGGTGATCAAACCGCGCTCGCCGATGACGGCCTCCTTGGAAAGGCCGGAGCGCGTGCGTTGCGGGGCCGGGAAGAGCCAGAACCATAGCGCGACGAGGATGGCCGACAGCGCGCCCCATAGACCGAACTCTTGCGCGAGCGTGAGGGGGACGAAGGCCTTGACCGCCCCGACCAGGCAGGCCGCGACACCGAACCAGAGAATAAAAAACGT carries:
- a CDS encoding SPFH/Band 7/PHB domain protein; the protein is MGPTIVAIVIFVFILVTVAKGVRIVPQGEEWVVERLGKFNATLNPGLCLVIPYIDQVAYKVPTKDLILDIPEQDVITRDNAVIITNAIAFVKVTDPVKAVYGITDFRMAVSNITQTTLRAIIGDMDLDSALSSRDAIKARLKESISDNVSDWGLTLKSVEIRDIKPSPTMQTSMEKQAAAERERKAAVTKAEGEKQAAILQAEARLESARRDAEAQVTLADGTAEAIRKVTAAISDRELPAYYLLGEKYITAIRDLAASPGGKTVLLPGDLLQSLHALVGRGRSG
- a CDS encoding NfeD family protein; the encoded protein is MNIPWWYWVVGGFALMLIELLGPTFFILWFGVAACLVGAVKAFVPLTLAQEFGLWGALSAILVALWFWLFPAPQRTRSGLSKEAVIGERGLITKDVTEMSRGTIRFQKPVLGSDTWTVIADVPIRSGERARIVDVIGQTLKVEPIN